One genomic window of Glycine max cultivar Williams 82 chromosome 16, Glycine_max_v4.0, whole genome shotgun sequence includes the following:
- the LOC100778211 gene encoding uncharacterized protein isoform X1 yields the protein MGSNPSFVPEIGSDGLPRQSSVITYTEQIIEAEQLQLKKYIQENYTKIRDVERELANLGLEMKLTSGPKKAALEHMRKKIEASTEKIRVAKIQEEQARKVWESASKTVQEEEAIKQKLCEDLSKLVEESNNSQLSRLEDLKRRLEAMNPNRSSTSLHSDGRSSSLDSAIQGGSAGNVPYQNNGLKVPVTNEHKPQPPSEEGRNKKKVNYQRGKGIGAVPKTRSSTPDWTGAGFDVDGRT from the exons ATGGGTTCAAACCCGTCGTTTGTCCCGGAGATCGGATCCGATGGTCTTCCCAGACAATCTTCCGTTATCACTTACACCGAACAg ATAATCGAAGCAGAACAGCTTCAATTGAAGAA gtacATTCAAGAAAACTATACTAAAATTCGTGATGTGGAGCGTGAGCTTGCAAATCTTGGATTAGAGATGAAGCTTACATCTGGACCAAAGAAAGCAG CGCTGGAACATATGAGAAAGAAGATAGAGGCATCAACCGAGAAAATTCGTGTGGCAAAGATACAGGAAGAACAGGCACGCAAg GTGTGGGAATCAGCATCAAAAACAGTGCAAGAAGAAGAGGCAATAAAGCAGAAGTTATGTGAAGACTTAAGCAAACTG GTCGAAGAGAGCAATAACTCTCAGTTGTCTAGGCTGGAGGATTTAAAAAGACGATTAGAAGCTATGAATCCGAATCGAAGTTCAACTAGTCTGCATAGT GATGGAAGATCAAGTTCTCTGGATAGTGCAATCCAAGGAGGATCGGCTGGGAATGTTCCATACCAAAATAATGGTCTGAAAGTTCCAGTGACCAATGAGCATAAACCACAGCCTCCtagtgaagaaggaagaaataaaaagaaagttaaCTATCAAAGAGGAAAAGGAATTGGCGCGGTGCCCAAAACTAGGTCTTCAACTCCTGACTGGACTGGTGCTGGCTTTGATGTAGATGGCAGAACCTGA
- the LOC100778211 gene encoding uncharacterized protein isoform X2, translating to MGSNPSFVPEIGSDGLPRQSSVITYTEQIIEAEQLQLKKYIQENYTKIRDVERELANLGLEMKLTSGPKKAALEHMRKKIEASTEKIRVAKIQEEQARKVWESASKTVQEEEAIKQKLCEDLSKLDGRSSSLDSAIQGGSAGNVPYQNNGLKVPVTNEHKPQPPSEEGRNKKKVNYQRGKGIGAVPKTRSSTPDWTGAGFDVDGRT from the exons ATGGGTTCAAACCCGTCGTTTGTCCCGGAGATCGGATCCGATGGTCTTCCCAGACAATCTTCCGTTATCACTTACACCGAACAg ATAATCGAAGCAGAACAGCTTCAATTGAAGAA gtacATTCAAGAAAACTATACTAAAATTCGTGATGTGGAGCGTGAGCTTGCAAATCTTGGATTAGAGATGAAGCTTACATCTGGACCAAAGAAAGCAG CGCTGGAACATATGAGAAAGAAGATAGAGGCATCAACCGAGAAAATTCGTGTGGCAAAGATACAGGAAGAACAGGCACGCAAg GTGTGGGAATCAGCATCAAAAACAGTGCAAGAAGAAGAGGCAATAAAGCAGAAGTTATGTGAAGACTTAAGCAAACTG GATGGAAGATCAAGTTCTCTGGATAGTGCAATCCAAGGAGGATCGGCTGGGAATGTTCCATACCAAAATAATGGTCTGAAAGTTCCAGTGACCAATGAGCATAAACCACAGCCTCCtagtgaagaaggaagaaataaaaagaaagttaaCTATCAAAGAGGAAAAGGAATTGGCGCGGTGCCCAAAACTAGGTCTTCAACTCCTGACTGGACTGGTGCTGGCTTTGATGTAGATGGCAGAACCTGA